In Pogoniulus pusillus isolate bPogPus1 chromosome 1, bPogPus1.pri, whole genome shotgun sequence, one DNA window encodes the following:
- the LOC135176879 gene encoding cytosolic phospholipase A2 epsilon-like translates to MGSSAYSPLDRFIQANPHRKIGIRRKKHESLHSNEDEPEVPQLCWLAVKIIGMRNLRKADLLSHTDCYVKLWLPTASCQEARTKTVNNCRNPVWNETFHFMIQREVKNILEMTVCDKDTFTSDDQLLTVCFDVAKIQPGEKVCLNFELNPESQEELEVEFLLEIIPGVSENIITNGVLVSREVSSLEVHVNGTNMNSPYTRRDFTFTVKGSYEETQDVSIGCRQGSSGTATFHYVKHSQPRLHMMLPKECSFCGNRSARREMDVSSSLAVPLHSVDLGKKVTLMRGESYEVSMKGEDGCKNLDLRLGFDLCTEEQDFISKRKKVVAAALKKVLPLDEDLQEDEVPVVAVMTTGGGVRSVTAMFGSLLALQELGVLDCVSYVSGLSATTWAMAKLYEDANWSQKDLREPLGDIIEHVTKSKLHCFSLDHMKYYEKELCERKQQGHKLSFTDLWGLFIDCMLHHQGTTHKLSDQQLAVNQGQNPLPLYLSLNVKDDFSTLDFKEWVEFTPYEVGFLKYGAFVRSEDFGSEFFMGHLMKKIPESHICFLEGTWSNIFSQNFMDAVYLTGHSEDFWHRWTRDTEHDIEEHPALPKKPHEQNTCLSIPKGCLSNTLREMLTERPAVSTYHNFLKGLQLHNKYLENESFCMWKDTVLDSSPNQLNEMGDYLKLTDTAFFINTSCPPIVRPERKVDVILHLNYSGGSQTLPLDLFSEYCLEHGIPFPSTELSQEDREHLKECYVFEDSLEAPILAYFPLVCDTFQKYKAPNVKRGPTEMEQGRVDVSNCVGPYSTALLTYTEENFNKLLNLCSYNILNNKHLILQALRTAVQRKKQSKICSSPQSSKHP, encoded by the exons ATGGGATCATCAGCCTATTCACCTTTG GATCGGTTCATCCAAGCAAACCCACACAGGAAGATTGGAATAAGGAGAAAGAAGCATGAAAGCCTGCACAGCAATGAAGATGAG CCAGAAGTGCCTCAGTTGTGCTGGCTTGCTGTAAAAATTATAGGCATGAGAAATCTCCGCAAAGCAGATCTGT TGAGCCACACTGATTGCTATGTCAAGCTCTggctgccaacagcttcctgtCAGGAAGCCCGGACAAAAACTGTTAACAACTGCAGAAACCCTGTCTGGAATGAAACTTTCCACTTCATGATACAAAGAGAAGTAAAG AACATCCTGGAGATGACAGTCTGTGATAAGGATACTTTTACATCAGATGATCAGCTTTTGACTGTTTGCTTTGATGTAGCTAAAATCCAACCTGGAGAAAAAGTTTGCCTGAATTTTGAATTGAATCCAGAG AGCCAGGAAGAACTAGAAGTGGAATTTCTACTGGAAATCAT tCCAGGTGTATCTGAGAACATCATTACTAATGGCGTGCTAGTG TCTCGTGAAGTTTCCTCTTTGGAAGTACATGTGAATGGAACAAACATGAACAGCCCTTACACAA GGAGAGATTTCACATTCACAGTGAAAGGATCCTATGAAGAAACCCAGGATGTTTCCATAGGTTGCAGACAGGGAAGCAGTGGAACTGCCACCTTCCACTACGTCAAGCACAGCCAACCCAGACTGCACATGATGCTGCCGAAGGAGTGCTCTTTCTGTGGT AATCGTTCTGCTAGGAGGGAAATGGATGTAAGCAGTTCCCTGGCTGTGCCTCTCCATTCTGTGGATCTGGGCAAGAAAGTGACACTGATGAGA GGTGAATCTTATGAGGTGTCTATGAAGGGAGAAGATgg TTGCAAGAACTTAGATTTGCGGTTGGGGTTTGATCTGtgcacagaggagcaggatTTCATCTCTAAAAGAAAGAAGgtggttgctgctgctctgaaaaaagttcttcctctAGATGAAGACCTGCAGGAGGATGAG GTGCCAGTGGTGGCAGTCATGACCACAGGAGGGGGAGTGCGCTCCGTGACGGCTATGTTTGGCAGTCTTCTGGCTCTCCAGGAGTTAGGTGTTCTGGACTGTGTCTCATACGTGAGTGGTTTATCTGCCACAACATG GGCTATGGCAAAGTTGTATGAAGATGCAAACTGGTCACAAAAGGATCTCAGAGAGCCACTTGGTGATATCATAGAACATGTGACCAAGAGCAAGCTGCACTGTTTCTCATTGGATCATATGAAGTACTATGAAAAGGAGCTttgtgaaagaaaacaacaaggaCACAAGCTGTCCTTTACAGATTTATGGGGACTTTTCATTGATTGTATGCTACATCATCAG GGAACTACTCACAAACTCTCTGATCAACAACTGGCAGTAAATCAGGGGCAGAATCCACTGCCCTTATACCTGTCTCTCAATGTCAAGGATGACTTCAGCACTCTGGATTTTAAAG AGTGGGTGGAGTTCACACCATATGAAGTAGGCTTCCTGAAATACGGAGCCTTTGTTCGTTCTGAGGATTTTGGCAGTGAGTTCTTCATGGGTCACCTGATGAAGAAGATCCCAGAGTCCCACATCTGCTTCTTGGAAG GCACATGGAGTAATATATTTTCCCAGAATTTTATGGATGCTGTCTACCTCACGGGTCATTCAGAGGACTTTTGGCACAGATGGACCCGAGACACTGAGCATGACATTG AGGaacaccctgctctgcccaagAAGCCTCATGAACAGAACACTTGCTTATCCATTCCCAAAGGTTGCCTTTCCAATACCCTTCGAGAGATGTTGACTGAACGGCCAGCAGTTTCGACTTACCATAACTTCCTCAAAGGCTTGCAGCTACACAACAAGTATTTAGAGAACGAAAGCTTTTGCATGTGGAAAG ACACAGTGCTGGATTCTTCTCCCAACCAGCTGAATGAAATGGGTGACTACCTCAAACTGACAGATACAGCTTTCTTCATCAACACCAGCTGCCCACCCATTGTGAGGCCAGAGAGGAAAGTGGATGTCATTTTGCATTTAAATTACAGTGGAGGATCTCAGACTCTG CCACTGGACCTCTTCTCAGAGTATTGTTTGGAGCATGGCATCCCATTTCCCAGCACGGAGCTGAGCCAGGAAGACCGGGAACACCTAAAGGAGTGCTATGTGTTTGAGGACAGCTTAGAGGCACCGATCCTGGCCTATTTCCCACTGGTGTGTGACACCTTCCAAAAATACAAGGCACCAA ATGTGAAGCGTGGTCCTACAGAGATGGAGCAAGGAAGAGTAGATGTGTCCAACTGTGTTGGTCCATATAGCACTGCTCTGCTTACATATACTGAGGAGAATTTCAACAAGTTGCTGAACCTGTGCAGCTACAACATCCTGAATAACAAACACCTAATTCTCCAGGCTTTGCGAACTGCAGTGCAACGGAAGAAGCAATCCAAAATCTGTTCATCACCTCAGTCCTCTAAGCACCCTTAA